One genomic region from Clarias gariepinus isolate MV-2021 ecotype Netherlands chromosome 22, CGAR_prim_01v2, whole genome shotgun sequence encodes:
- the senp1 gene encoding sentrin-specific protease 1 isoform X2, producing the protein MFNKFCEWIESRLATLRNGVPAAEPVHVRDTPSQRKRPLESLEDGDGINHEDDRAVKKFRMGDIMDTMKNAAEGVKTHGSSVALWMRNSVSPTLRNVLPASPGPPGTQIPSSDVANSSGNVWNESKLVERHHEKHKDAFIAPPTAFEWKTIIKSDSLRTEKSVTITEVSKQHVQASVPSHETYKTNGHSVTTCTSKPCPSPRLGRPLYIRAQRSPNQFSTPGSSTGNTSYTSMYEKTFPIRVVQNPSVGSSSRHWRGRTHCTAQESVREEEKEVYRQLLSMVSGGQSSFVSDSSSNPGIRSHRDFSSFLTSSRRLLQCASPTGSGAGESSFGLSSLSPSPQTSSTMHSPCALSNGPETQSWYPDSDGKYITRKTGLAERSVPSPPALQDTSSQDTQSSAHDGDSVIFVKEQHGKRTEGSSMPCFQAELWIKELTSLYDARARERRKLIEEQEALAFQLLRQRISGEGRANLKGVELRVRVPLEKEVPVTTVVEEPKPEAEEQEFPELTEAMENEVSHALRGGSQDDVLSEGFRLTITRKDLQTLSHLNWLNDEVINFYMNMLVERSKSPHLPSVYTFNTFFFPKLRSSGYSAVRRWTKKVDIFSVDIILVPVHLGVHWCLSVVDFRKKAITYFDSMGGKNDEACRILLNYLKQESEDKKKKEFVTSDWILHSKKRNEIPQQMNGSDCGMFTCKYAEYITKDKPITFTQKHMPYFRRRMVWEILNRKLLR; encoded by the exons ATGTTCAATAAATTCTGCGAATGGATTGAAAGTAGACTTGCGACTCTACGCAACGGAGTGCCGGCTGCTGAGCCCGTCCATGTTCGAGACACTCCTTCACAGAGAAAAAGACCATTAGAGAG TTTGGAAGATGGGGATGGTATTAATCACGAAGATGACAGAGCTGTCAAAAAGTTTAGAATGG GAGATATTATGGACACAATGAAGAATGCTGCTGAAGGGGTGAAGACCCATGGCTCCAGTGTTGCTTTGTGGATGCGCAACAGCGTCAGTCCAACGTTGAGGAACGTGCTACCTGCTTCCCCTGGCCCACCTGGAACCCAAATACCATCATCTGATGTAGCCAATTCATCAGGAAATGTGTGGAATGAAAGCAAG TTGGTCGAAAGACACCATGAAAAGCACAAGGACGCATTCATCGCTCCCCCAACAGCTTTTGAATGGAAGACCATCATTAAATCAG acTCTCTAAGAACCGAAAAGTCTGTCACAATAACAGAGGTCAGCAAACAACATGTACAAGCAAGTGTTCCATCCCATGAGACGTACAAAACCAACGGTCATTCTGTTACTACTTGCACTTCTAAACCATGCCCATCTCCACGACTCGGCCGACCGCTTTACATCAGAGCGCAAAGATCACCAAA ccaATTTTCGACACCTGGGTCAAGCACAGGGAACACATCTTACACCAGCATGTATGAAAAAACCTTTCCTATTCGAGTTGTGCAGAATCCCTCTGTCGGCTCCTCCAGTCGTCACTGGAGAGGCAGAACTCACTGCACAGCACAAGAG TCTGTCCGTGAAGAGGAGAAGGAGGTGTACAGACAGTTACTATCCATGGTGTCCGGTGGGCAGTCATCCTTCGTCAGTGACAGCAGTTCTAACCCAGGGATTCGATCACATCGGGATTT TTCCAGTTTCCTGACATCAAGTCGCAGACTGCTACAGTGTGCCTCGCCAACAGGCTCAGGAGCAGGAGAGTCCTCTTTCGGTTTATCCAGCTTGTCACCTAGTCCCCAGACCTCGAGCACGATGCACAGTCCTTGTGCACTCTCCAACGGGCCTGAAACACAGTCCTGGTATCCTGATTCAGACGGCAAATACATCACAAGAAAAACAGGGTTGGCCGAGCGGTCAGTGCCATCACCGCCGGCTCTCCAAGATACTTCTTCTCAGGACACACAGTCATCTG CTCATGATGGGGATTCTGTGATTTTTGTGAAGGAGCAACATGGCAAGAGAACAGAGGGCTCCAG CATGCCATGTTTTCAAGCAGAGTTGTGGATCAAAGAACT GACAAGCCTTTATGATGCTCGTGCTCGGGAGAGACGGAAGCTAATAGAGGAGCAGGAGGCTCTAGCGTTTCAGCTTCTGCGTCAG CGTATTTCTGGCGAGGGTAGAGCTAATTTGAAAGGTGTGGAGCTGCGTGTGCGGGTCCCTCTAGAAAAAGAGGTTCCTGTAACGACTGTTGTTGAAGAACCCAAGCCTGAAGCAGAGGAACAGGAATTTCCTGAATTGACAGAG GCCATGGAAAATGAGGTAAGCCATGCACTAAGAGGAGGAAGTCAGGACGATGTGCTCAGCGAGGGATTCCGCCTCACTATCACCAGAAAGGACCTGCAGACCCTTAGCCACCTCAACTGGCTCAACGATGAG GTGATAAACTTCTACATGAATATGCTGGTGGAGCGCAGCAAGTCCCCCCACCTGCCTTCTGTCTACACCTTcaacacttttttctttccaaagcTGCGCAGCTCGGGATATTCAGCTGTCCGACGCTGGACCAAGAAGGTGGACATCTTCTCTGTTGACATTATCCTGGTGCCTGTCCACCTAGGAGTGCACTGGTGTCTCTCT GTTGTGGATTTCCGCAAAAAGGCCATCACATATTTTGACTCCATGGGTGGGAAAAATGACGAGGCGTGTCGGATTTTGCT AAATTATTTGAAGCAGGAAAGTGAggacaaaaagaagaaagagtTTGTTACCTCAGACTGGATTCTTCATAGTAAAAAACGCAAT GAGATTCCCCAGCAAATGAATGGTAGTGACTGTGGGATGTTTACATGCAAGTATGCTGAATACATCACCAAAGACAAACCAATCACATTTACACAG aaacacaTGCCGTATTTCAGGAGGCGGATGGTGTGGGAGATCTTAAACCGGAAACTTTTGCGATAA
- the senp1 gene encoding sentrin-specific protease 1 isoform X1 encodes MFNKFCEWIESRLATLRNGVPAAEPVHVRDTPSQRKRPLESLEDGDGINHEDDRAVKKFRMGDIMDTMKNAAEGVKTHGSSVALWMRNSVSPTLRNVLPASPGPPGTQIPSSDVANSSGNVWNESKLVERHHEKHKDAFIAPPTAFEWKTIIKSDSLRTEKSVTITEVSKQHVQASVPSHETYKTNGHSVTTCTSKPCPSPRLGRPLYIRAQRSPNQFSTPGSSTGNTSYTSMYEKTFPIRVVQNPSVGSSSRHWRGRTHCTAQESVREEEKEVYRQLLSMVSGGQSSFVSDSSSNPGIRSHRDFSSFLTSSRRLLQCASPTGSGAGESSFGLSSLSPSPQTSSTMHSPCALSNGPETQSWYPDSDGKYITRKTGLAERSVPSPPALQDTSSQDTQSSGVHSAHDGDSVIFVKEQHGKRTEGSSMPCFQAELWIKELTSLYDARARERRKLIEEQEALAFQLLRQRISGEGRANLKGVELRVRVPLEKEVPVTTVVEEPKPEAEEQEFPELTEAMENEVSHALRGGSQDDVLSEGFRLTITRKDLQTLSHLNWLNDEVINFYMNMLVERSKSPHLPSVYTFNTFFFPKLRSSGYSAVRRWTKKVDIFSVDIILVPVHLGVHWCLSVVDFRKKAITYFDSMGGKNDEACRILLNYLKQESEDKKKKEFVTSDWILHSKKRNEIPQQMNGSDCGMFTCKYAEYITKDKPITFTQKHMPYFRRRMVWEILNRKLLR; translated from the exons ATGTTCAATAAATTCTGCGAATGGATTGAAAGTAGACTTGCGACTCTACGCAACGGAGTGCCGGCTGCTGAGCCCGTCCATGTTCGAGACACTCCTTCACAGAGAAAAAGACCATTAGAGAG TTTGGAAGATGGGGATGGTATTAATCACGAAGATGACAGAGCTGTCAAAAAGTTTAGAATGG GAGATATTATGGACACAATGAAGAATGCTGCTGAAGGGGTGAAGACCCATGGCTCCAGTGTTGCTTTGTGGATGCGCAACAGCGTCAGTCCAACGTTGAGGAACGTGCTACCTGCTTCCCCTGGCCCACCTGGAACCCAAATACCATCATCTGATGTAGCCAATTCATCAGGAAATGTGTGGAATGAAAGCAAG TTGGTCGAAAGACACCATGAAAAGCACAAGGACGCATTCATCGCTCCCCCAACAGCTTTTGAATGGAAGACCATCATTAAATCAG acTCTCTAAGAACCGAAAAGTCTGTCACAATAACAGAGGTCAGCAAACAACATGTACAAGCAAGTGTTCCATCCCATGAGACGTACAAAACCAACGGTCATTCTGTTACTACTTGCACTTCTAAACCATGCCCATCTCCACGACTCGGCCGACCGCTTTACATCAGAGCGCAAAGATCACCAAA ccaATTTTCGACACCTGGGTCAAGCACAGGGAACACATCTTACACCAGCATGTATGAAAAAACCTTTCCTATTCGAGTTGTGCAGAATCCCTCTGTCGGCTCCTCCAGTCGTCACTGGAGAGGCAGAACTCACTGCACAGCACAAGAG TCTGTCCGTGAAGAGGAGAAGGAGGTGTACAGACAGTTACTATCCATGGTGTCCGGTGGGCAGTCATCCTTCGTCAGTGACAGCAGTTCTAACCCAGGGATTCGATCACATCGGGATTT TTCCAGTTTCCTGACATCAAGTCGCAGACTGCTACAGTGTGCCTCGCCAACAGGCTCAGGAGCAGGAGAGTCCTCTTTCGGTTTATCCAGCTTGTCACCTAGTCCCCAGACCTCGAGCACGATGCACAGTCCTTGTGCACTCTCCAACGGGCCTGAAACACAGTCCTGGTATCCTGATTCAGACGGCAAATACATCACAAGAAAAACAGGGTTGGCCGAGCGGTCAGTGCCATCACCGCCGGCTCTCCAAGATACTTCTTCTCAGGACACACAGTCATCTGGTGTGCACTCTG CTCATGATGGGGATTCTGTGATTTTTGTGAAGGAGCAACATGGCAAGAGAACAGAGGGCTCCAG CATGCCATGTTTTCAAGCAGAGTTGTGGATCAAAGAACT GACAAGCCTTTATGATGCTCGTGCTCGGGAGAGACGGAAGCTAATAGAGGAGCAGGAGGCTCTAGCGTTTCAGCTTCTGCGTCAG CGTATTTCTGGCGAGGGTAGAGCTAATTTGAAAGGTGTGGAGCTGCGTGTGCGGGTCCCTCTAGAAAAAGAGGTTCCTGTAACGACTGTTGTTGAAGAACCCAAGCCTGAAGCAGAGGAACAGGAATTTCCTGAATTGACAGAG GCCATGGAAAATGAGGTAAGCCATGCACTAAGAGGAGGAAGTCAGGACGATGTGCTCAGCGAGGGATTCCGCCTCACTATCACCAGAAAGGACCTGCAGACCCTTAGCCACCTCAACTGGCTCAACGATGAG GTGATAAACTTCTACATGAATATGCTGGTGGAGCGCAGCAAGTCCCCCCACCTGCCTTCTGTCTACACCTTcaacacttttttctttccaaagcTGCGCAGCTCGGGATATTCAGCTGTCCGACGCTGGACCAAGAAGGTGGACATCTTCTCTGTTGACATTATCCTGGTGCCTGTCCACCTAGGAGTGCACTGGTGTCTCTCT GTTGTGGATTTCCGCAAAAAGGCCATCACATATTTTGACTCCATGGGTGGGAAAAATGACGAGGCGTGTCGGATTTTGCT AAATTATTTGAAGCAGGAAAGTGAggacaaaaagaagaaagagtTTGTTACCTCAGACTGGATTCTTCATAGTAAAAAACGCAAT GAGATTCCCCAGCAAATGAATGGTAGTGACTGTGGGATGTTTACATGCAAGTATGCTGAATACATCACCAAAGACAAACCAATCACATTTACACAG aaacacaTGCCGTATTTCAGGAGGCGGATGGTGTGGGAGATCTTAAACCGGAAACTTTTGCGATAA
- the fitm2 gene encoding acyl-coenzyme A diphosphatase FITM2 produces MSVLSGVVKKSPSFLVFNNEYTRKCLAFFFFAVSLTGSLLKGLDVIPSSYFSNSRNFLNVYFVKFSWGWNLVLLLPFIFLSNSYNKNLIFVVKRLMSLVVATAIWYFFTEIFFYIEDITGACYKLQDMQAIQEGFGTKAECKSAGHFWDGFDISGHSFILSYSTLLIVEEIVPMLHLVQQSRNRTTILDALYLALNAIAIIWVWMFVCTSVYFHNMIQKILGTFLGVLSWYMTYKVWYMNPFSPGLPPCYTARKQRD; encoded by the exons ATGTCTGTGTTAAGCGGAGTCGTGAAGAAATCGCCTTCTTTTCTGGTGTTTAATAATGAATACACCCGAAAATGTTTggcgttttttttctttgctgtttcACTTACAGGGTCGTTACTGAAGGGACTGGACGTGATCCCGAGCTCGTACTTCAGCAACAGCAGAAACTTTCTGAACGT ATATTTTGTGAAATTTTCCTGGGGATGGAACCTGGTCCTGTTACTaccgtttatatttttgtccaACTCCTACAACAAAAACCTTATCTTCGTGGTCAAACGCCTCATGTCTCTTGTGGTAGCCACAGCTATTTGGTACTTCTTCACCGAGATATTTTTCTACATTGAAGATATCACGGGAGCATGCTACAAGTTGCAAGACATGCAAGCGATCCAGGAGGGATTCGGCACGAAGGCAGAGTGTAAAAGTGCCGGACACTTTTGGGACGGTTTCGACATTTCTGGCCACTCCTTCATTCTATCATACTCTACGCTCTTAATCGTTGAGGAGATAGTTCCGATGCTTCATCTTGTTCAACAGTCCCGAAACAGAACCACCATCCTTGATGCCCTGTACCTCGCACTCAATGCTATTGCAATCATCTGGGTGTGGATGTTTGTTTGCACCTCGGTATACTTCCATAACATGATCCAAAAGATTCTAGGCACTTTTTTAGGTGTTTTGAGCTGGTACATGACCTATAAGGTTTGGTACATGAACCCTTTTTCACCGGGACTCCCTCCTTGCTATACAGCTCGAAAACAACGTGACTAG